The proteins below are encoded in one region of Mycobacterium botniense:
- a CDS encoding beta strand repeat-containing protein, which produces MSRRDRKARVSGRCRRAGPGAVGAAAAVGAVLAGATIAVASAPEAGADIGELIDVIIDPVMVVGAIGHALAGGGMPGADAALRPDWAAAINPPAGVYPGADGALAVWDPIGGPTTATPDLSINAGLGNSGAVNLGSGNTGDANLGSGNIGDLNLGSGNVGSVNLGSGNTGDANLGSGNIGDLNLGSGNVGSVNLGSGNTGDANLGSGNTGDANFGSGNTGNHNVGSGNTGNHNVGSGNTGDANFGSGNTGNHNVGSGNTGNLDIGFGNAGDNDIGFGNRGDNDIGFGLSGNDQFGFGRLNTGSGDIGLFNSGDDDIGFFNSGNGNIGGANSGTGVGPASIEFGDSGYLNTGIGNSGYLNTGIGNSGYLNTGIGNSGGTTTAGGINTGYGNSGYLDTGVGNSGRIDSGWFNAGSGNTGFFNSGETNFGSFNAGSTNTFDFNSGNTNTGFANSGNTNTGVFNSGSLNTGLGSSRTPSGVLNSGWDNSGTDQSGYANNGTDNSGFDNDFHEAGVTGDAGLENEGSHDSGIINAGDDSSGFRNTGTTGMPSFNSGFANTGNDNSGHFNSGANISGAGNFGDQISGYLNADDQSSGYLH; this is translated from the coding sequence GTGAGCCGCCGTGACCGCAAAGCCCGCGTCAGCGGTCGGTGCCGCCGCGCGGGCCCAGGTGCCGTCGGTGCCGCGGCAGCTGTCGGCGCGGTGCTGGCTGGCGCGACGATCGCCGTGGCCAGCGCACCCGAGGCTGGCGCCGATATCGGTGAGCTCATCGACGTCATCATCGACCCCGTCATGGTCGTTGGCGCGATCGGTCATGCTCTGGCCGGGGGTGGTATGCCCGGTGCCGATGCCGCGTTGAGACCGGATTGGGCTGCGGCCATCAACCCCCCGGCTGGCGTGTATCCGGGCGCTGACGGCGCTCTGGCTGTCTGGGACCCGATAGGCGGCCCTACCACCGCCACCCCGGATTTGAGCATCAACGCGGGCTTGGGTAACAGCGGCGCCGTCAACCTCGGCAGCGGAAACACCGGCGATGCCAACCTCGGCAGCGGAAACATCGGTGATCTGAACCTGGGCAGCGGCAACGTTGGCAGCGTCAACCTCGGCAGCGGCAACACCGGGGACGCCAACCTCGGCAGCGGAAACATCGGTGATCTGAACCTGGGCAGCGGCAACGTTGGCAGCGTCAATCTGGGCAGCGGAAACACCGGGGACGCCAACCTCGGCAGCGGCAACACCGGCGATGCCAATTTCGGCAGCGGCAACACCGGCAATCACAACGTCGGCAGCGGAAACACCGGCAATCACAACGTCGGCAGCGGCAACACCGGCGATGCGAACTTCGGCAGCGGCAACACCGGCAATCACAACGTCGGCAGCGGCAACACCGGCAATCTGGACATCGGGTTCGGCAACGCTGGTGATAACGATATCGGCTTCGGGAACAGAGGTGACAACGACATCGGCTTCGGGCTATCGGGCAACGACCAATTCGGATTCGGCAGGTTGAACACGGGTAGCGGAGACATCGGTCTGTTCAACTCCGGTGACGACGATATCGGTTTCTTTAACTCGGGCAACGGAAACATCGGTGGCGCGAACTCGGGCACCGGGGTTGGGCCCGCAAGCATAGAATTCGGCGACTCGGGTTACCTCAACACAGGCATCGGTAACTCCGGTTACCTCAACACGGGTATCGGAAACTCGGGTTACCTCAACACGGGCATCGGAAACTCGGGCGGCACCACCACGGCGGGCGGTATCAACACAGGCTACGGTAATTCGGGCTACCTGGACACGGGTGTCGGAAACTCGGGCCGCATCGACTCAGGCTGGTTCAACGCGGGCAGCGGTAACACCGGGTTTTTCAACTCGGGCGAGACAAATTTTGGCAGCTTCAATGCGGGCAGCACCAACACATTCGACTTCAACTCGGGCAACACCAACACCGGTTTCGCGAACTCGGGCAACACCAACACGGGCGTTTTCAACTCGGGCAGCCTCAACACGGGGCTGGGCAGCTCACGCACCCCGTCGGGAGTTCTGAACTCGGGCTGGGATAACTCGGGCACCGATCAATCCGGCTACGCGAACAACGGCACCGACAATTCGGGTTTCGATAATGACTTCCACGAAGCCGGTGTTACCGGTGACGCGGGCCTTGAAAACGAGGGCAGCCATGATTCGGGCATCATCAACGCGGGCGACGACAGCTCGGGCTTCAGAAACACGGGCACCACGGGCATGCCCAGCTTTAACTCGGGCTTCGCCAATACCGGAAACGACAATTCGGGTCACTTTAACTCGGGTGCCAATATCTCGGGAGCCGGAAACTTCGGCGACCAGATCTCGGGCTACCTCAACGCGGATGACCAATCGTCGGGTTATCTGCACTAG
- the dnaE gene encoding DNA polymerase III subunit alpha, whose amino-acid sequence MSGSSSRSFVHLHNHTEYSMLDGAAKITPMLAEAQRLEMPAIGMTDHGNLFGASEFYSATTRTGIKPIIGVEAYVAPGSRFDTRRVFWGDPSQKADDVSGGGAYTHLTMIAENATGLRNLFKLSSLASFEGQLSKWSRMDAELIAQHAEGIIATTGCPSGEVQTRLRLGQYREALESAAKWREIFGADNYFLELMDHGLTIERRVRDGLLDIGRALGIPPLATNDCHYVTRDAAHNHEALLCVQTGKTLSDPNRFKFDGDGYYLKSAAEMRAIWDDVVPGACDTTLVIAERVGSYADVWTPRDRMPVFPVPAGHDQASWLRHEVDAGLRRRFPNGLPPGYAERAAYEIDVICAKGFPSYFLIVADLVNHARSVGIRVGPGRGSAAGSLVSYALGITDIDPIPHGLLFERFLNPERTSMPDIDIDFDDRRRGEMVRYAAEKWGHDRVAQVITFGTIKTKAALKDAARIHFGQPGFAIADRITKALPPPIMAKDIPLSGITDPTHERYKEAAEVRSLIETDPDVRTIYQTARGLEGMIRNAGVHACAVIMSSEPLTEAIPLWKRPQDGAIITGWDYPSCEAIGLLKMDFLGLRNLTIIGDAIENIKANRGIDLDLESVPLDDKLTYELLSRGETLGVFQLDGGPMRDLLRRMQPNGFDDVVAVIALYRPGPMGMNAHNDYADRKNGRQPITPIHPELAEPLEEILAETYGLIVYQEQIMRIAQKVAGYSLAQADILRKAMGKKKADVLAAEYENFAAGMRDNGFSPGAIKVLWDTILPFADYAFNKSHAAGYAMVSYWTAYLKANYPAEYMAGLLTSVGDDKDKAAVYLADCRKLGITVLPPDVNESGLTFASVGTDIRYGLGAVRNVGANVVASLIKTRTEKGKFTDFSDYLNKIDISACNKKVTESLIKAGAFDSLGHPRKGLFLVHSDAVDSVLGTKKAEAMGQFDLFGGPDTVTDKVFSIKVPDEEWDDKHKLALEREMLGLYVSGHPLNGVAHLLATQTDTAIPAILDGDVPNDTPVTVGGILASVNRRVNKNGMPWASAQLEDLTGAIEVMFFPQTYSAYGADIIDDAVVVVNARVSARDDRTVLIATELVVPDFSKVQTNRPLAVNLPTRQCTIDKVNALKQVLTRHPGTAQVHLRLVSGDRVTTLELDPSLRVTPSPALMGDLKALLGPGCVGG is encoded by the coding sequence ATGAGCGGTTCTTCTTCGCGGTCCTTCGTGCACCTGCATAACCACACCGAGTACTCGATGCTCGACGGTGCTGCGAAGATCACCCCGATGCTCGCGGAGGCGCAGCGGCTGGAAATGCCCGCCATCGGGATGACCGATCACGGAAACCTGTTCGGCGCCAGCGAGTTCTATAGCGCCACCACCCGCACCGGGATCAAGCCGATCATCGGGGTCGAGGCCTATGTCGCGCCCGGCTCGCGCTTCGACACCCGTCGGGTTTTCTGGGGAGACCCCAGCCAGAAGGCCGACGACGTGTCCGGCGGCGGCGCCTACACCCACCTGACGATGATCGCGGAGAACGCGACCGGGCTGCGCAACCTGTTCAAGCTGTCCTCGCTGGCCTCCTTCGAGGGCCAGTTGAGCAAGTGGTCGCGGATGGACGCCGAACTCATCGCCCAGCACGCCGAGGGCATCATCGCCACCACCGGCTGCCCATCCGGGGAGGTGCAGACCCGGCTGCGGCTGGGTCAGTACCGCGAGGCGCTCGAGTCCGCCGCCAAATGGCGGGAGATCTTCGGGGCCGACAACTATTTCCTCGAATTGATGGATCACGGGCTGACGATCGAACGGCGGGTGCGTGACGGGCTGCTCGACATCGGCCGCGCCCTCGGTATCCCGCCGCTGGCCACCAACGACTGCCACTATGTGACCCGGGACGCCGCACACAACCACGAAGCACTGCTGTGCGTGCAGACCGGCAAGACGCTGTCGGACCCGAATCGGTTCAAGTTCGACGGTGACGGCTACTACTTGAAGTCGGCCGCCGAGATGCGGGCGATCTGGGATGATGTCGTCCCCGGCGCCTGCGACACCACCCTGGTGATCGCCGAACGGGTGGGCTCCTACGCCGACGTGTGGACACCGCGGGACCGCATGCCGGTGTTCCCGGTGCCCGCGGGACACGACCAGGCCTCCTGGCTGCGCCACGAGGTGGACGCCGGCCTGCGCCGACGGTTCCCGAACGGCCTGCCGCCCGGCTACGCCGAACGCGCCGCCTACGAGATCGACGTCATCTGCGCCAAGGGGTTCCCCTCCTATTTCCTGATCGTTGCCGACCTGGTCAACCACGCCCGGTCGGTGGGGATCCGGGTGGGCCCTGGCCGAGGTTCGGCCGCGGGTTCGCTGGTGTCCTACGCCCTGGGCATCACCGATATCGATCCGATCCCGCATGGTCTGCTTTTCGAGCGTTTCCTCAACCCCGAACGCACCTCGATGCCCGATATCGACATCGACTTCGACGACCGGCGCCGCGGTGAAATGGTGCGTTACGCCGCAGAAAAGTGGGGCCATGACCGGGTCGCCCAAGTCATCACATTCGGCACCATCAAAACTAAAGCGGCGCTCAAGGATGCGGCCCGGATTCACTTCGGGCAGCCGGGTTTTGCCATTGCTGACCGGATCACCAAGGCGCTGCCCCCGCCAATCATGGCCAAAGACATTCCGCTGTCGGGAATCACCGACCCCACCCATGAGCGCTACAAGGAAGCCGCTGAAGTCCGTAGCCTCATCGAAACCGATCCCGATGTGCGCACCATCTACCAGACCGCCCGTGGCCTGGAGGGGATGATCCGTAACGCGGGTGTCCACGCGTGCGCGGTCATCATGAGCAGTGAGCCGCTGACCGAAGCCATCCCGCTGTGGAAGCGTCCCCAGGACGGCGCCATCATCACCGGCTGGGATTACCCCTCCTGTGAGGCCATCGGCCTGTTGAAGATGGACTTCCTCGGGCTGCGCAACCTCACCATCATCGGCGACGCGATCGAGAACATCAAAGCCAACAGGGGCATCGACCTCGACCTGGAATCAGTGCCCCTCGACGATAAGCTCACCTACGAGTTGCTGTCCCGGGGCGAGACGCTGGGTGTTTTCCAACTCGACGGCGGGCCGATGCGTGATCTGCTGCGGCGCATGCAGCCCAATGGGTTCGATGACGTCGTCGCCGTCATCGCGTTGTACCGCCCGGGCCCGATGGGGATGAACGCGCACAATGACTACGCTGACCGCAAGAACGGGCGCCAGCCCATTACCCCCATCCACCCCGAGCTTGCTGAACCGTTGGAGGAGATCCTCGCCGAGACCTATGGGCTGATCGTCTACCAAGAACAGATCATGCGCATCGCGCAGAAGGTCGCGGGATATTCACTGGCCCAAGCCGACATTCTGCGTAAAGCCATGGGCAAGAAAAAAGCCGATGTGCTGGCCGCCGAATACGAGAACTTCGCGGCGGGCATGCGGGACAACGGTTTTTCGCCGGGTGCGATCAAAGTGTTGTGGGATACCATTCTGCCGTTCGCTGACTACGCGTTCAACAAATCGCACGCCGCCGGGTATGCCATGGTCTCGTACTGGACCGCGTATCTGAAGGCCAACTATCCGGCCGAATACATGGCGGGGCTGTTGACCTCGGTCGGCGACGACAAGGATAAAGCAGCAGTCTATCTGGCGGACTGCCGCAAGTTGGGTATCACAGTGTTGCCACCCGATGTCAACGAATCCGGGTTGACGTTCGCCTCGGTCGGCACCGACATCCGCTACGGCCTCGGCGCCGTGCGCAACGTGGGTGCCAATGTCGTTGCGTCCCTGATCAAGACGCGGACCGAGAAAGGCAAATTCACCGACTTCTCCGACTATCTCAACAAGATCGACATCTCGGCCTGTAACAAGAAGGTCACCGAGTCGCTGATCAAGGCCGGCGCTTTCGACTCGCTGGGGCACCCCCGCAAAGGCTTGTTTCTGGTGCACAGCGACGCAGTGGACTCGGTACTGGGCACCAAAAAAGCTGAGGCGATGGGCCAGTTCGACTTGTTCGGCGGGCCGGATACCGTCACGGACAAAGTGTTTAGCATCAAGGTGCCCGACGAAGAGTGGGATGACAAGCACAAGCTGGCGCTGGAGCGTGAGATGCTGGGCCTGTACGTGTCCGGTCATCCGCTCAACGGCGTCGCACATCTGCTGGCGACTCAGACCGACACCGCCATCCCGGCGATTCTCGACGGTGATGTACCCAATGACACTCCGGTGACGGTGGGCGGGATCCTGGCGTCGGTGAACCGGCGAGTCAACAAAAACGGAATGCCTTGGGCATCAGCGCAATTAGAGGATCTCACCGGCGCTATCGAGGTCATGTTTTTCCCACAGACCTATTCCGCGTACGGGGCTGACATCATCGATGATGCGGTCGTGGTGGTCAACGCGAGGGTGTCGGCTCGTGACGACCGGACAGTGCTGATCGCCACCGAGCTTGTCGTCCCGGACTTTTCGAAAGTCCAGACGAATCGCCCGCTGGCGGTCAATTTACCTACGCGCCAGTGCACGATCGACAAGGTGAATGCGCTCAAACAGGTGCTGACGCGCCATCCCGGCACGGCGCAGGTGCATCTGCGGCTGGTCAGCGGGGACCGAGTCACCACGCTGGAGCTGGACCCGTCACTGCGGGTGACACCCTCGCCGGCGCTGATGGGAGATCTCAAGGCGCTGCTGGGGCCGGGCTGCGTGGGCGGCTAG
- a CDS encoding RluA family pseudouridine synthase, giving the protein MAERVLPVPEGLAGMRVDAGLARLLGVSRTTAAALAEDGGVELDGVPAGKSDRLRPGAWLQVRLPETPPPPENKPVDIEGMTILYSDDDIVAVDKPAGVAAHASVGWTGPTVLGGLAAAGYRITTSGVHERQGIVHRLDVGTSGVMVVAISDRAYTVLKRAFKQRTVDKRYHALVQGHPDPSSGTIDAPIGRHRGHEWKFAVTKHGRHSLTHYDTLEAFVAASLLDVHLETGRTHQIRVHFAALRHPCCGDLTYGADPKLAQKLGLQRQWLHARSLSFTHPVNGRGMEIVSPYPPDLQHALDVLRAEG; this is encoded by the coding sequence ATGGCTGAGCGTGTGCTGCCCGTTCCTGAAGGGTTGGCGGGGATGCGCGTCGATGCGGGCCTGGCGCGCCTGCTGGGTGTGTCGAGAACCACGGCCGCCGCGCTGGCCGAGGACGGGGGTGTGGAACTTGATGGAGTGCCGGCCGGCAAGTCGGATCGGCTAAGACCCGGCGCCTGGTTGCAGGTGCGGCTGCCCGAAACGCCGCCGCCGCCGGAGAACAAGCCGGTCGATATCGAGGGCATGACGATCCTGTACTCCGATGACGACATCGTCGCGGTCGACAAACCCGCCGGCGTGGCGGCGCACGCGTCGGTCGGCTGGACCGGCCCGACGGTGCTCGGCGGGCTCGCGGCCGCCGGTTACCGGATCACCACGTCCGGGGTGCACGAGCGGCAGGGGATCGTGCATCGTCTCGATGTGGGCACCTCGGGGGTGATGGTGGTGGCGATCTCCGACCGTGCCTACACCGTGCTCAAGCGGGCGTTCAAGCAGCGCACCGTGGATAAGCGCTACCACGCGCTGGTGCAGGGGCACCCGGATCCCTCCAGCGGAACCATCGACGCCCCGATCGGCCGGCACCGCGGCCACGAGTGGAAGTTCGCGGTGACCAAACACGGCAGACACAGCCTCACCCACTACGACACCCTGGAAGCCTTCGTCGCCGCCAGCCTGCTTGACGTGCACCTGGAAACCGGCCGCACCCATCAGATCCGGGTCCATTTCGCCGCGTTGCGTCACCCCTGCTGCGGCGACTTGACCTATGGTGCCGACCCGAAGCTGGCGCAAAAGCTCGGGCTACAACGCCAATGGCTGCATGCCCGGTCGCTGTCGTTCACGCACCCGGTGAACGGGCGGGGCATGGAAATCGTCAGTCCCTACCCGCCTGACCTCCAGCATGCCCTCGACGTGCTGCGCGCCGAAGGGTGA
- a CDS encoding class I SAM-dependent methyltransferase, which translates to MPRTFDDLVAEADSVPVEGWDFSWLDGRATEERPSWGYQRLLSRRLAGVSAALDIQTGGGEVLSGATTFPPTMAATESYPPNAALATKRLHPRGVVVVATRDEPPLPFADEAFDLVTSRHPVTVWWSEIARVLRPGGTYFAQHVGPATVLELVEYFMGPQPQRRTEHHPDVETAQARAAGLQVVDLRMERLRVEFFDIGAVVYFLRKVIWTVPDFTVDAYRERLRELHERITTDGPFVTHSTRVLIEARKP; encoded by the coding sequence GTGCCTCGAACGTTTGACGATCTGGTGGCGGAGGCCGACAGCGTACCCGTCGAGGGCTGGGATTTCTCCTGGTTGGACGGCCGCGCGACCGAGGAACGCCCGTCGTGGGGCTACCAACGGCTGCTGAGCCGACGGTTGGCGGGCGTGTCGGCCGCGCTGGATATCCAGACCGGTGGCGGGGAGGTGTTGTCCGGCGCGACGACGTTCCCGCCGACGATGGCGGCCACCGAGTCGTACCCGCCCAACGCCGCGCTGGCCACCAAGCGCTTGCACCCGCGCGGTGTGGTGGTGGTCGCAACCCGGGACGAGCCGCCGTTACCGTTCGCCGACGAGGCGTTCGACCTGGTCACCAGCCGGCACCCGGTCACCGTGTGGTGGAGCGAGATCGCCCGCGTGCTGCGCCCGGGCGGCACCTATTTCGCCCAGCATGTCGGACCCGCCACGGTGCTCGAGCTGGTCGAGTACTTCATGGGACCGCAGCCGCAGCGGCGCACCGAGCATCACCCAGACGTCGAGACAGCGCAGGCAAGAGCCGCCGGGCTGCAGGTCGTGGATCTGCGCATGGAGCGGCTACGCGTGGAATTCTTCGACATCGGCGCGGTGGTCTACTTTCTGCGCAAGGTGATCTGGACGGTGCCGGACTTCACCGTCGACGCCTATCGTGAGCGGCTGCGTGAACTGCATGAGCGCATCACCACCGACGGACCCTTTGTCACCCACTCCACGCGAGTCCTCATCGAAGCCCGCAAGCCGTAG
- the lspA gene encoding signal peptidase II: MPEEPTRSTESVTEAQEAGDGAAPVPPRRLRLLLSVAAVVLVLDIVTKVLAVALLTPGQPVPIIGDTVTWTLVRNSGAAFSMATGYTWVLTLIASAVVFGIVWMGRRLVSPWWAIGLGMILGGAMGNLVDRFFRSPGPLRGHVVDFLSIGWWPVFNVADPSVVGGAILLVTLSLLGFDFDTVGRRTRGREGSPAEPAEPR; the protein is encoded by the coding sequence GTGCCTGAGGAACCAACACGATCGACTGAATCGGTGACTGAGGCCCAGGAGGCCGGGGATGGCGCCGCCCCTGTGCCGCCGCGCCGATTGCGCCTCCTGCTGTCGGTTGCAGCGGTCGTGCTGGTGCTCGACATCGTCACCAAGGTGCTTGCCGTCGCCCTGCTGACCCCTGGCCAGCCGGTGCCAATCATCGGCGACACCGTCACCTGGACGTTGGTGCGCAATTCCGGGGCCGCGTTCTCGATGGCGACCGGTTACACCTGGGTGCTGACGTTGATCGCCAGCGCCGTCGTCTTCGGCATCGTCTGGATGGGACGACGGCTGGTGTCGCCGTGGTGGGCGATCGGTCTGGGGATGATTCTGGGTGGGGCCATGGGCAATCTGGTGGACCGGTTCTTCCGCTCACCCGGTCCGCTGCGCGGACATGTCGTGGACTTCCTGTCGATCGGGTGGTGGCCGGTGTTCAATGTCGCCGACCCGTCAGTGGTGGGTGGGGCCATCCTGCTCGTCACGTTGTCGCTGTTGGGCTTCGACTTTGACACCGTCGGCCGACGTACGCGCGGCCGGGAGGGGTCCCCGGCGGAACCGGCCGAGCCGCGCTGA